The following are encoded in a window of Echeneis naucrates chromosome 19, fEcheNa1.1, whole genome shotgun sequence genomic DNA:
- the LOC115060346 gene encoding chymotrypsin-like elastase family member 2A has protein sequence MAVPGPPLLLLLPLLLSKASLPAAAYTFNPGRQPQHKVLHLDWPKDCGMAYFKPNMAERIVSGNEARPHSWPWQVSLQVRPRGSKHYIHVCGGTLIHKNWVLTAAHCFQKGKAEDAGSWRIVLGKHQLKRSETAERTFPVKRIYRHENFRYPAHSELDYDIALVKAATDILPSNFIRYACLPRKQTNLKPGHYCWVTGWGDTRGGKENVSLAEALNQARLPIIDFKTCRQKKFWGDRVRDSMICAGFRDTEDPPAACQGDSGGPLLCQLGQDRWEVHGVVSFGPIGCTVENKPSVFTRTAAYIPWIEATRIRDFFLH, from the exons ATGGCTGTACCGGGACCtcccctgctcctcctgctgccgctgctgttGAGCAAGGCCTCCCTGCCTGCAGCTGCATACACCTTCAACCCCGGACGACAACCGCAGCACAAAGTCCTGCACCTGG ACTGGCCTAAGGATTGTGGGATGGCTTATTTCAAGCCCAACATGGCGGAAAGGATCGTCTCTGGGAACGAGGCCAGGCCTCACTCCTGGCCCTGGCAAGTCTCCCTGCAG GTTCGTCCCAGAGGGAGTAAACACTACATCCACGTCTGTGGAGGAACTCTGATCCACAAGAACTGGGTCCTTACTGCTGCTCACTGTTTCCAGAA GGGTAAAGCCGAGGATGCTGGGAGCTGGAGGATTGTTCTGGGGAAGCACCAGCTGAAGCGttcagagacagcagagaggactTTCCCCGTGAAGAGGATCTACCGGCACGAGAACTTCCGTTATCCTGCTCACAGCGAGCTGGACTACGACATCGCCCTGGTGAAGGCCGCCACAGACATCCTCCCCTCCAACTTCATCCGCTACGCCTGCCTGCCGCGCAAGCAGACCAACCTCAAACCGGGTCACTACTGCTGGGTGACGGGCTGGGGAGACACCCGGG GCGGAAAGGAGAACGTGTCTCTGGCAGAGGCCTTAAATCAGGCACGCCTTCCCATCATTGACTTCAagacctgcagacagaagaagTTCTGGGGCGACCGCGTCCGAGACTCCATGATCTGCGCCGGcttcagagacacagaggatCCACCCGCAGCCTGCCAG ggtGACTCTGGGGGTCCTCTGCTGTGCCAGCTGGGCCAGGACCGCTGGGAGGTGCACGGCGTGGTGAGCTTCGGCCCCATCGGCTGCACTGTGGAGAACAAACCCAGCGTGTTCACCCGCACCGCCGCCTACATCCCCTGGATCGAGGCTACACGCATCAGGGACTTCTTCCTGCACTAA
- the timm23a gene encoding mitochondrial import inner membrane translocase subunit Tim23: MDNNSQGSGGLKAGLGGLFGGGAPEYSNTELAGVPLTGMSPLSPYLNVDPRYLIQDTDEFILPTGANKTRGRFELAFFTIGGSCMTGAALGAVNGFRMGLKETRDMSWSKPRNVQIINMVTRQGASWANSLGSVALLYSVFGVAIEKARGAEDDINTVAAGTLTGMLFKSGGGLKGVARGGLVGLALSGAYALYNNWDHLTGSSSSSSRLY, from the exons ATGGACAACAACTCCCAGGGATCAGGGGGGCTCAAAGCCGGGCTGGGGGGCCTGTTTGGCGGCGGTGCACCTGAATACTCCAACACGGAGCTGGCCGGTGTCCCGT TGACAGGAATGAGTCCTCTGTCACCTTACCTCAATGTCGACCCTCGATACCTGATTCAG gaCACAGATGAGTTCATTCTACCTACAGgagcaaataaaacaagaggGAGGTTTGAGCTGGCTTTCTTCACTATTGGAGGCTCCTGTATGACAG GAGCAGCTCTCGGAGCTGTGAACGGTTTCAGGATGGGCCTGAAGGAGACCAGAGACATGTCTTGGTCCAAACCTCGTAATGTACA GATTATTAACATGGTGACCAGACAGGGTGCATCGTGGGCCAACTCTTTGGGCTCTGTTG CGCTGTTGTACAGTGTGTTTGGCGTGGCGATAGAGAAGGCCAGAGGAGCGGAAGATGACATCAACACAGTGGCTGCTGGGACGTTAACCGGGATGCTCTTTAAATCAGGAG GCGGATTAAAGGGTGTAGCCCGTGGAGGTCTGGTCGGGTTAGCCTTGTCTGGTGCCTATGCTCTCTACAACAACTGGGACCACCTCActggctcctcctcctcgtcctccagGCTCTACTAA